In Mycobacterium sp. JS623, one genomic interval encodes:
- a CDS encoding TfoX/Sxy family protein → MAYDEDLAHRIRELIAAERGVEEKRMFGGLAFLINGNMSVAASGRGGLMVRVPPDETEKLVARDHVEPMVMAGREARGWIRVSNDGVKTKRQLQGWVSRGVAYAKSLPPK, encoded by the coding sequence ATGGCCTATGACGAAGACTTGGCCCACCGGATCCGTGAGCTGATCGCCGCCGAACGCGGCGTCGAGGAGAAGCGGATGTTCGGCGGGCTGGCGTTCCTGATCAACGGCAACATGTCGGTTGCGGCCAGCGGGCGTGGCGGCCTGATGGTGCGGGTGCCCCCGGACGAAACCGAGAAGTTGGTGGCGCGCGACCACGTCGAACCCATGGTGATGGCGGGGCGTGAGGCTCGCGGCTGGATTCGGGTATCCAACGACGGTGTCAAGACCAAACGCCAGCTGCAGGGCTGGGTGAGCCGCGGTGTCGCCTACGCGAAGAGCCTCCCGCCGAAGTAA
- a CDS encoding DUF72 domain-containing protein: protein MSPTRRASRRSNEIRIGTSGWSYDHWDDVLYRPGLPVAKRLARYVEEYDTVELNASFYRWPKDATFSGWRDRLPEGFTMSVKAHRGLTHYRRLGTPEPWVERFERCWTALGDRREALLVQLHPGMERDDERLDHFLTVMPDWIPVAMELRHPSWDDPAVYALLERHDAAYVVMSGAGLRCVPRATSSLVYVRMHGPPQESIYAGSYPDDELRQWADRVSEWHSEGRRVLVYFNNDLGGHAIRNSRTLKELLAARVG, encoded by the coding sequence GTGTCGCCTACGCGAAGAGCCTCCCGCCGAAGTAACGAGATCCGCATCGGCACCTCGGGATGGTCCTACGACCACTGGGACGACGTGCTGTATCGGCCCGGGCTGCCGGTGGCCAAGCGGCTGGCGCGCTACGTCGAGGAGTACGACACCGTCGAACTCAACGCCAGCTTCTACCGCTGGCCCAAGGACGCCACCTTTTCCGGCTGGCGGGACCGGCTGCCGGAGGGCTTCACGATGTCGGTCAAGGCGCATCGCGGGCTGACCCATTACCGGCGCCTGGGCACACCCGAGCCGTGGGTGGAGCGGTTCGAGCGGTGCTGGACCGCTCTTGGCGATCGTCGGGAGGCACTGCTGGTGCAGTTGCACCCGGGAATGGAACGCGATGACGAACGGCTCGACCACTTCCTGACCGTGATGCCCGACTGGATTCCCGTCGCGATGGAGCTGCGGCATCCGTCGTGGGACGACCCCGCGGTGTATGCGCTGTTGGAACGACACGACGCGGCATATGTCGTGATGAGCGGCGCGGGCCTGCGATGTGTCCCCCGCGCGACGAGCTCGCTGGTCTACGTCCGGATGCACGGACCGCCGCAGGAGTCGATCTACGCCGGTTCGTATCCCGACGACGAGCTGCGGCAGTGGGCCGACCGGGTGTCCGAATGGCATTCAGAGGGCCGACGGGTGCTGGTCTACTTCAACAACGACCTCGGTGGCCACGCGATCCGCAATTCGCGCACGCTCAAGGAGCTGCTGGCGGCGCGTGTCGGCTGA